One Streptomyces sp. V4I8 genomic window carries:
- a CDS encoding Rrf2 family transcriptional regulator, with protein sequence MRMSKGVEWALHTLLNLDMIGGGPVGSAQLAEAHGLSASYLNKQLQQLARAGLVVSVPGPRGGFRLARSLEAITLLDVVEAIEGDARLFHCAEIRCCGRIGELSPPPTGACAVNAAMRRAEEAWHQALAAQNLAEIRAELDSTPIVRQIVRSALG encoded by the coding sequence ATGCGAATGTCGAAAGGCGTCGAGTGGGCGCTGCACACGCTGCTGAACCTGGACATGATCGGCGGCGGCCCCGTGGGCAGCGCGCAGCTCGCCGAGGCCCACGGCCTCTCCGCGTCCTATCTCAACAAGCAGCTGCAGCAACTCGCCCGCGCCGGCCTGGTGGTCTCGGTGCCCGGGCCGCGCGGAGGCTTTCGCCTGGCCCGGTCGCTGGAGGCCATCACCCTGCTGGACGTGGTGGAGGCCATCGAGGGGGACGCACGGCTCTTCCACTGCGCGGAGATCCGCTGCTGCGGCAGGATCGGCGAGCTGTCACCTCCGCCGACGGGCGCGTGTGCCGTCAACGCGGCGATGCGCCGGGCGGAGGAAGCGTGGCATCAGGCGCTCGCCGCCCAGAATCTCGCCGAGATCAGGGCGGAGTTGG